The following nucleotide sequence is from Pseudonocardia sp. C8.
CCGCGATGGTCGTCGTCGACCAGGACCGGTTCGTCGCGCACACCTCGACGCTGCTGCACCCGGACTGGGTGCCGTTCCGGATCTCGGGGCGCTTCGCGCAGGCCGCGGTGCGTCCCGAGAAGCCGGCCTCCTACGAGCGGATGCTGGAGATCGCGCGCACGCTGGGCAAGGACTTCACGTTCGCCCGGATCGACCTCTACGACGTCGACGGCCACGTCTACTTCGGCGAGATCACCCACAACCCGGGCGGGGGGCTCGTGCGGCTGCGCCCGCGCGACTTCGACCGTGCGCTGGGGGAGCTGTGGCGCAACGGCGTGCCGATCCCCGAGCGGTTCGTCGACCGGGACTGAAGCCCGGGCTCGAGCCCTACTCGCGCACCCGCGGGAGTTCCTGGGTCGGGGTGTCCGGGCCGGCGACCGGGCCGGTGTCGTCGCCCGGCGCGGCCGTCCCGCCCGGCTCCTCCGGCGGAGCCGGCCGGCGCATCCAGCGGATCACTGACGGGGCCATCACGCACGCCAGCAGCAGCTCGCCGGCCAGCCAGGACCAGCCGACCGCGTCGACGCCGAGCGCGGGAGCCAGCAGCGGCACGCCACCGAGCACGATGATCGCGTGCACCAGCTGCTGGACGGCCAGCCCGCCGGTGCGGTTGGTGAGCCGGCTCTTCGCCATCCACAGCGTCACGATCACCCGCGGGAACATCGACGCCATCAGCAGCTGCAGCAGCAGGGTCGAGTTCGCGACGTACTGCGGCCCGTAGAACCACAGCAGCAGCGGCGCCCCGAGCCCGATCACCACCGACGCCGGCAGGACGATCACGCAGATCCGGCGCAGCACGGCGCGGGCGAACACGTGCGCCCGTTCCGGCTTCCGGGACCCCTCGACGACCAGCGCCGAGCTGATCGCGACCGAGAGCATCGTCATCGCGAGGAACACGGTCTGGGCGGGCAGCAGGTAGGCGCTGGCCGCCTGCCCGATGACCATCACGACGAGGACCGGCAGGAACGACGACATGGCCTGGTTGAACACCTGGCCGAGGTAGTCGCCCGCCATGTAGCGGACGAGCACGGCGCGCTCCGGGGCGCCGGTGCCGGTGCGGGTGGCCGACTCCGCCACGTGCCGGGGCAGCAGCCGCCGGGAGATCAGCAGGGTGAACGGCACGAGCAGCGCGATGACCGGCGCCGTCCACGAGGTGAAGACGCCGTCGGCGACCGAGGTGAACGAGACGACGACGAGCAGGACGAGCTTGACGACGCCGTAGACGCCGTTCTCCAGCACCACCCACATCGCCGAGCGGAGGCCGGTGAGGACCTGGTCCTGCATGTTGAAGATCGACCATGCGGCGGTGGAGACGACGAACCACGCGCCGAACGCGGGGGACACGTGCAGCGGGTCGCCGGGGGAGTAGGCGAGGTGGCAGTAGGTCATCACGCCGGCCGACCCGAGCACGGCCGCGCCCGCCGAGATGCCGTAGGCGGTGCGCACCAGCGACGCGGAGTCCCGGCCCGCGTTGGGGAGGAAGCGGATGATCGCCTGACCGAAGTTCAGCGAGGTCAGCACCGAGATCATCATCATCAGGTTGACCAGCGCGTTGCCGCGCCCGACGTCGTCGGTGCTGAAGACCCGGGCGGCGAAGACCCAGTAGACGAGGCCGAACCCGGAGTTGACGACCGTGTTCAGCATCAGGGCGTACGCGTTGCGGTAGAGGGGGTTGCCCATCTCGCTGCGTACCGACCGCACGCGGCCCGCCACCATCCCGCCGAGGCTCATCGGATGCGGGTCCGGGGCGTCCGCGGGTGCCCCGTCCGGGAGGCCACGTTCGTTGCGTGCACAACACCACGCTAACGGCGTAACGGCCGGGCCGGTGGCGCGGGGCCGCACCGGGTCGCCGGAGGCGTCCGCCACCCGGCGGCGCCGGGTGACCGCTGCGCTACCGTACGTCGGTTCCGATGGACGTCCCGACGCGAAGGGGGCCGCGTGCGTATCGCCTGCGCCGGAGGGGGGCCCGCCGGGCTCTACCTGGCCGTGCTGGCCGCGATCCGGTCCGGGGGCCGGGACGAGGTCGTCGTCCTCGAGCGGAACGAGCCCGGGCGCACCCACGGCTTCGCCGTGACGTTCGGTGAGGACCTGCTCGACGACGCCTTCCGCAACGACCCGGCCGGGGGAGCCGCGCTGCGCCGCGCGGCCCGGCTGTGGAGCGCCCAGGAGATCCGGGTCGGCGACCACCGCCCGGCGCACGTCGGCGGCAAGTACGGCTACAGCATCGCCCGCGTCGAGCTGCTCGACGTGCTGGCCCGGCGGGCCGAGCAGCTGGGCGTGCGGATCGAGTACGGCCGGGCCGTCGAGTCCCGCGAGGAGGTCGACGCCGACGTCGTCGTCGCCGCCGACGGCATCGGCAGCCGGCTGCGCGGCGCCCGCGCCGAGCACTTCGGCACGACGATCACCGACGGCGCCAACCGCTATGTCTGGCTCGGCGCCGACCGCGATTCGGACACCTTCGTCTGGGACTTCCAGCGCACCGACGCCGGCTGGATGTGGATCCACCTGTACCCGTCGTCGAACGGGCTCAGCACCTGCATCGCCGAGTGCGAGCCCGGCACCTGGACGGCGCTGGGCCTGGACGCGATGTCCGGGCCCGAGGCCATCACGCTGATCGAGTCGGTCTTCGGGCGCACCCTCGGCGGGTGCCGGATCGTCGAGCCGCCCGGCGGGCTGGACGCGCAGCCGTGGCTGCGCTTCCGGGAGGTCCGCAACCGCACCTGGCGCGACGGCGAGCTGGTCCTGGCCGGCGACGCCGCGCACACGACCCACTTCGGCATCGGCTCGGGCACCGTCCTGGCGATGCAGGACTCGATGGCGCTGGCCGACGCGCTGTACGGCACGGACGGCGCGGCCGGTCGCGACGTCGTCGACCTGCGGGACGGGAACGGCCGCGGTGCCGCGCTGGCCGCCTACGACGCGCGCCGGCGGGCCCAGGTCGGGCCCGTCCAGGACGCGGCCCACCGGAACATGCAGTGGTTCGAGCAGGCCGGCCGCCAGCTGGAGCGGGCCGACGACCCGGTGGACTTCGCCTGGTCGCTCGCCGACCGGCGCGGGGACATGGGGCGGATCCACTACCAGCTGCACCGGGCGACCCAGGTGCCCGCGCTGCGCCAGGTCCGCCGCGGCCTGACCACGGCCCGGCGGGTGCGCCGCGCCGTGCTGCGGGAGGCGTCCGGCCGCTCCCGCGGACCGCAGGACTGATCCGGACCGCCATTCGGCGTATCTGCACGCACCGTCACCGAGTCGGAGCGCTCGCGCCCTTGAGGTGCGCCCGGGCGCTTGTACGTTGTGTCGCACAACGTTGACGGACTGCGATCGGTGGGACGCGTGAAGATCGTCTGCATTGGCGGTGGACCTGCGGGTTTGTACCTCTCGGTGCTGGCCCGGCTGCGGTCGGGGGGCCGCGACGAGGTCGTGGTGGCCGAGCGGAACGAACGGGGGACGGCGTCCGGCTTCGCGGTCACTCTCGGTGAGGACGTTCTGGACGAGTTCTTCCGGACGGACCCGGTCGGGGCCGAACGGGTGCGGGCCGCCGCCCACATGTGGGACTCGCAGGTGGTCGAGGTGGCCGGCGAGCGGGTGCACCTCGGTGGCCGCTACGGCTACGCGATCGGCCGCGCACGGCTGCTGGAGCTGCTCGCCGAGCGCGCCGAGGAGCTCGGCGTGACCCTGCGGCACGGCACGGCCGCGGCGGCGGGCGGCGACGTCGCGGCCGACCCGCTCACCGCGGACGCGGACGTCGTGGTCGCCGCCGACGGCGTCAACTCCGCGGTACGGACGGCGCGGGCGCCGGCGTTCGGGACCCGGGTCGCGCACGGCGCCAACCGCTACGCCTGGTTCGGCACCGGCAAGCGGTTCCGGCCGTTCACGTTCGCGTTCGAGCCGACCGAGGCCGGCTGGGTCTGGTTCCACGCCTACCCGGCCGCGGACTGCCCGAGCACCTGCATCGTCGAGTGCGCGCCGGAGACCTGGACCGGTCTCGGCCTGGACCGGATGGACCCCGGCGAGGGCAGGCGGCTGCTCGAACGGATCTTCGCCCGCGCCCTCGACGGCCACCAGCTGATCGCCCCGCCCGGCGTGGACGCCTCGCCGTGGCTGCGGTTCCGCGAGATCCGCACCATGTCCTGGCGGGACGGCAACGTCGTCCTCGCCGGGGACGCCGCGCACACCACGCACTTCGCGATCGGCTCCGGCACCGTGCTCGCGGTGTCCGACGCGATCGTCCTGGCCGAGCACCTGTACCCGCGCGGCAGCACCGGCACCGACGACGTCGAGGCCGCGCTGGCCGGCTACGACGCCTGCCGGCGGGCCGCGATGGCCCCGGTGCACCAGCTGGCGCGCGCGAGCATGGAGTGGTTCGAGACCGTGCCCGCCCGGCTCGCCACCGCGGACGCGCTGGAGTTCTCCTGGTCGCTGCTGGACCGGCGGCACGACCAGGGGCGGCTCAACCAGCGGCTGCACCGCGCCACCCAGGTCGAGTCGATCCGCCGGGTCCGGCGCGGCCTCACGACGGCGCGGCGGGTGCGCCGGGCGCTGCGCCGCAAGGAGATCAACCCGCGGCTGACCCTGCGCTGAGCGGAGCTTGCGGAGCGAACATCTGCGCTGCGCCGCTCAGGCCTGGTCCCTGGCGGCCTCCTTCCCCATGAGGGAGTGCCTGCGGCCGTAGACGGCGTAGACGACCAGGCCCAGCGCCAGCCAGGCCGCGAACCGGATCCAGGTGTCCAGGTTCAGGTTGAGCATCAGGTAGAGGCAGGCGAGCGCGGTGAGCGCCGGGACGACCGGCGAGAACGGCACCCGGAACGGGCGCTCCAGGTCGGGCCGGGTCCGCCGGAGCACCGGCACCGCGACCGCGACGATGATCATCGCGGCGAGGGCGCCGATCGAGACCATGTCGGCCAGCGCCGTGATCGGGGTGAAGGCCGCGATCGCCGCGCAGACCACGCCACCGATGATCGTCATCCGGTGCGGGGTGCCCCAGCGCGGGTGCGCCGTGCCGATCTTCTCGGGCAGCAGGCCGTCGCGGCCCATCGCGAAGCCGATCCGGCCGATCGTGACCAGCTCGACCATCATCACCGAGGTGAGCCCGGTGACGGCGCCGAGCGCGATCAGCGCGCCGATCCAGGGCAGGCCCACGCGCGAGAACGCGGCGGCCAGCGGGGCACCGGTGTCGATCTCGGTGTAGGGGACCATCCCGGTCAGGACCAGCGACACGCCCACGTAGAGCAGCGCGCACACGCCGAGGGCGCCGAGCAGGCCGATCTTGAGGTCCCGGTTGGGCCGCCGGGTCTCCTCGCCGAGGTTGGCCAGCGCCTCGAAGCCGGTGTAGGCGAAGAAGACCACCGCGGCCGCGCTGAGCATGCCGCCGATGCCGTAGACGGTCGGTTCCAGGCCGAACACGCCGGAGACGACCGGCTGGGTGAACACGCTGCCCCCGCCCTCCGGCGGCTGGGCCTGCGGGATGAACGGCGTCAGGTTGGCCGGGTCGACGTAGAACACGCCGACGGCCAGGATCAGCACGCACACCGCCAGCTTGACCAGCACCAGCGCGTTCGTCAGCCAGGCCGACTCGCGGATGCCCACCACGGCGACCACGGTGAGCACCGCGATGATCGCGACGGCGCCGACGTTCACGGTCGCGTCCTCGCCGAACCACTCCGGCGGGAGCCCGAACAGCTCCGACAGGTAGCCCGACCAGCTCCGCGACACGACCGCGAGGCCGAGCCCGAACTCGAGCAGCAGGTCCCACCCGATGATCCACGCGAAGACCTCGCCGAGGGTGGCGAACGCGTAGGTGTAGGCCGAGCCCGCGGTCGGGACGGACGAGGCGAGCTCGGCGTAGCAGACCGCGGCCAGCCCGGCGACGATCGCGCCGATCAGGAACGACAGCGTGACGGCCGGGCCGGCGTGCTGCTGGGCCTCCACCCCGGCGAGGGTGAAGATGCCGGTGCCGATGATGATGCCGACGCCGAAGCCGACCATGTCCCGGGCCCGCAGCGTGCGCTTCAGGGGCGACCCGCCGCCCTCACCGTCCACTCCGGCCAGTCCGCGGGCCAGGATCCGTTCCACCGGCATCGTGCGGGACCACCCCACGCCGTCACCCCCAGGTCGATCGACTGCCGGGTGACCGTATGCCGCCCGGACCGGTGACGCCCGCCGGGACGCGCACGAGTCCGGATCGTTACCCGGCGTGCGACGCGCCGGCGCGGCGTTTCGCGGGTGGGCGTGCCGGGAATGCCCGCGACCGGCCGACTCGATGAGAGGTGAGCGATGACCGGCTTCTTCGGTCCCGGCGACCCGCGGGGCCCCGTGCACCGGATCGACCTCACCCGCCTGATGAGCGCGGGTGCCCGGGAGATCATGGCCAGGGCCGCGCAGGAGGCGATGGAGCGCGGTGACACCGACCTGGACGCCACGCACATCCTGCTGGCCTGTGCCCGCAGCGAGACCACCCGGCGCTGGATCGCCCGGGCCGGCGGCGACCCGGACGTCATCGCGCGCACCCTCGAGGAGCGCCTGCCCCGGACCGACGGGGCCGACAACCGGCCACCGGCGCTGACGCCGTCGGCGAAGCGGGCCCTGCTCGACGCGCACCAGATCTCGCGCTCGCTCGGCTCGACCTACATCGGCCCCGAGCACCTGCTGCTCGCGCTCGCCGCGAACGAGGAGTCCGCGGCCGGGCGGCTGCTGGCCCGCTCCCGCTTCACCCCCGGCTCGATGGCACCCGGACCCGGGCCGCAGCCCGGGGCCGCCGCCCCCGCCGGCGGCCCCGTCCCCGAGCAGCCCGAGGTGTCGACGCCGACCCTGGACCAGTACGGGCAGGACCTCACCGCCGCCGCCCGCGGCGGCCAGCTCGACCCGGTGATCGGCCGCGACGACGAGATCGAGCAGACCGTCGAGGTGCTGTCCCGGCGCACCAAGAACAACCCGGTGCTGATCGGCGAGGCCGGCGTCGGCAAGACCGCCGTCGTCGAGGGCATCGCCCAGCGGATCGCCGACGGCGAGGTCCCGGACACCCTGCGCGGGCGCCGCGTCGTGCAGCTCGACCTGGCCGGCGTCGTCGCCGGGACCAAGTACCGCGGCGACTTCGAGGAGCGGATGCGGACGCTGATCGAGGAGATCCGCGAGCACACGAACGATCTGATCGTCTTCATCGACGAGCTGCACACCATGGTCGGTGCGGGCACCGGTGGCGGCGAGGGTGGCGGCGCGATGGACGCCGGCAACCTGCTCAAGCCGGCACTGGCCCGGGGCGAGCTGCACGTCATCGGCGCCACCACGCTCGACGAGTACCGGCGCCACATCGAGTCCGACTCGGCGCTGGCCCGGCGGTTCCAGCCGGTCATGGTGCCGGAGCCGTCGGTCGAGGACACGGTCGCGATCCTGCGCGGGCTCGCCGACCGGTACGAGGCACACCACCAGGTGCGCTACACCCCGGAGGCGCTGCGCGCCGCCGTCGAGATGTCCGACCGGTACGTCACCGAACGGTTCCTGCCGGACAAGGCGATCGACCTGCTCGACCAGGCCGGCGCCCGGGTCCGGCTGCGCACCCGCACGCCGACCGTGGACCGCCGCGAGATCGAGCACCGGATCGAGCAGCTGACCCGGGACAAGGACCAGGCCGTCGCGCACGAGGACTACGAGAAGGCCTCCCAGCTGCGCGACGAGATCACCGCGGCCCGGGAGCACCTCGCCGCCGACCCCACCGACCCGGACCGCAAGGCGCCGGTGGTCGGCGTCGACGAGATCGCCGAGGTCGTCTCGCGCGCCACCGGCATCCCGGTCACCCAGCTGACCGAGGCCGAGCGGGACCGGCTGATGAAGCTGGAGGACGAGCTGCACCGGCGCGTCGTGGGGCAGGACGCCGCGGTCACCGCCGTCGCCGAGGCCATCCGCCGCTCGCGGTCCGGGCTCGGCGACCCGGACCGGCCGGTCGGGAGCTTCCTGTTCCTCGGCCCGACCGGTGTGGGCAAGACCGAGCTCGCCCGCGCGCTCGCGGTGGCGCTGTTCGGCGACGAGGACCGGATGGTCCGGCTCGACATGAGCGAGTACGGCGAGAAGCACACCGTCGCGCGGATGGTCGGTGCCCCGCCCGGCTACGTGGGCTACGGCGAGTCCGGCGAGCTGACCGAGGCGGTGCGCCGCAGGCCGTACTCGGTGCTGCTGCTCGACGAGATCGAGAAGGCCCACCCGGACGTGTTCAACACCCTGCTCCAGGTGCTCGACGACGGCCGCCTCACCGACGGCCAGGGCCGCACCGTCGACTTCCGGCACACCGTCGTCATCATGACCTCGAACGTCGGCTCCGAGCTGATCACCGGGCACGGGATGACGCTCGGGTTCGGCTCGGCTGCCTCCCGGGAGGCCTCCGCCGCGGAGCGCGAGGACGCCGTGCTGCGGGAGCGGCTGATGCCCCGGCTGCGCGAGGTCT
It contains:
- a CDS encoding lipopolysaccharide biosynthesis protein produces the protein MSLGGMVAGRVRSVRSEMGNPLYRNAYALMLNTVVNSGFGLVYWVFAARVFSTDDVGRGNALVNLMMMISVLTSLNFGQAIIRFLPNAGRDSASLVRTAYGISAGAAVLGSAGVMTYCHLAYSPGDPLHVSPAFGAWFVVSTAAWSIFNMQDQVLTGLRSAMWVVLENGVYGVVKLVLLVVVSFTSVADGVFTSWTAPVIALLVPFTLLISRRLLPRHVAESATRTGTGAPERAVLVRYMAGDYLGQVFNQAMSSFLPVLVVMVIGQAASAYLLPAQTVFLAMTMLSVAISSALVVEGSRKPERAHVFARAVLRRICVIVLPASVVIGLGAPLLLWFYGPQYVANSTLLLQLLMASMFPRVIVTLWMAKSRLTNRTGGLAVQQLVHAIIVLGGVPLLAPALGVDAVGWSWLAGELLLACVMAPSVIRWMRRPAPPEEPGGTAAPGDDTGPVAGPDTPTQELPRVRE
- a CDS encoding FAD-dependent monooxygenase gives rise to the protein MRIACAGGGPAGLYLAVLAAIRSGGRDEVVVLERNEPGRTHGFAVTFGEDLLDDAFRNDPAGGAALRRAARLWSAQEIRVGDHRPAHVGGKYGYSIARVELLDVLARRAEQLGVRIEYGRAVESREEVDADVVVAADGIGSRLRGARAEHFGTTITDGANRYVWLGADRDSDTFVWDFQRTDAGWMWIHLYPSSNGLSTCIAECEPGTWTALGLDAMSGPEAITLIESVFGRTLGGCRIVEPPGGLDAQPWLRFREVRNRTWRDGELVLAGDAAHTTHFGIGSGTVLAMQDSMALADALYGTDGAAGRDVVDLRDGNGRGAALAAYDARRRAQVGPVQDAAHRNMQWFEQAGRQLERADDPVDFAWSLADRRGDMGRIHYQLHRATQVPALRQVRRGLTTARRVRRAVLREASGRSRGPQD
- a CDS encoding FAD-dependent monooxygenase, which gives rise to MKIVCIGGGPAGLYLSVLARLRSGGRDEVVVAERNERGTASGFAVTLGEDVLDEFFRTDPVGAERVRAAAHMWDSQVVEVAGERVHLGGRYGYAIGRARLLELLAERAEELGVTLRHGTAAAAGGDVAADPLTADADVVVAADGVNSAVRTARAPAFGTRVAHGANRYAWFGTGKRFRPFTFAFEPTEAGWVWFHAYPAADCPSTCIVECAPETWTGLGLDRMDPGEGRRLLERIFARALDGHQLIAPPGVDASPWLRFREIRTMSWRDGNVVLAGDAAHTTHFAIGSGTVLAVSDAIVLAEHLYPRGSTGTDDVEAALAGYDACRRAAMAPVHQLARASMEWFETVPARLATADALEFSWSLLDRRHDQGRLNQRLHRATQVESIRRVRRGLTTARRVRRALRRKEINPRLTLR
- a CDS encoding amino acid permease translates to MGWSRTMPVERILARGLAGVDGEGGGSPLKRTLRARDMVGFGVGIIIGTGIFTLAGVEAQQHAGPAVTLSFLIGAIVAGLAAVCYAELASSVPTAGSAYTYAFATLGEVFAWIIGWDLLLEFGLGLAVVSRSWSGYLSELFGLPPEWFGEDATVNVGAVAIIAVLTVVAVVGIRESAWLTNALVLVKLAVCVLILAVGVFYVDPANLTPFIPQAQPPEGGGSVFTQPVVSGVFGLEPTVYGIGGMLSAAAVVFFAYTGFEALANLGEETRRPNRDLKIGLLGALGVCALLYVGVSLVLTGMVPYTEIDTGAPLAAAFSRVGLPWIGALIALGAVTGLTSVMMVELVTIGRIGFAMGRDGLLPEKIGTAHPRWGTPHRMTIIGGVVCAAIAAFTPITALADMVSIGALAAMIIVAVAVPVLRRTRPDLERPFRVPFSPVVPALTALACLYLMLNLNLDTWIRFAAWLALGLVVYAVYGRRHSLMGKEAARDQA
- a CDS encoding ATP-dependent Clp protease ATP-binding subunit, with protein sequence MTGFFGPGDPRGPVHRIDLTRLMSAGAREIMARAAQEAMERGDTDLDATHILLACARSETTRRWIARAGGDPDVIARTLEERLPRTDGADNRPPALTPSAKRALLDAHQISRSLGSTYIGPEHLLLALAANEESAAGRLLARSRFTPGSMAPGPGPQPGAAAPAGGPVPEQPEVSTPTLDQYGQDLTAAARGGQLDPVIGRDDEIEQTVEVLSRRTKNNPVLIGEAGVGKTAVVEGIAQRIADGEVPDTLRGRRVVQLDLAGVVAGTKYRGDFEERMRTLIEEIREHTNDLIVFIDELHTMVGAGTGGGEGGGAMDAGNLLKPALARGELHVIGATTLDEYRRHIESDSALARRFQPVMVPEPSVEDTVAILRGLADRYEAHHQVRYTPEALRAAVEMSDRYVTERFLPDKAIDLLDQAGARVRLRTRTPTVDRREIEHRIEQLTRDKDQAVAHEDYEKASQLRDEITAAREHLAADPTDPDRKAPVVGVDEIAEVVSRATGIPVTQLTEAERDRLMKLEDELHRRVVGQDAAVTAVAEAIRRSRSGLGDPDRPVGSFLFLGPTGVGKTELARALAVALFGDEDRMVRLDMSEYGEKHTVARMVGAPPGYVGYGESGELTEAVRRRPYSVLLLDEIEKAHPDVFNTLLQVLDDGRLTDGQGRTVDFRHTVVIMTSNVGSELITGHGMTLGFGSAASREASAAEREDAVLRERLMPRLREVFRPEFLNRIDETIVFRRLDTEQLAEITRLLLDDTRSRLAAQDIGFDISEDAVRLLAEHGYQPDFGARPLRRTIRRELDNPLSAMLLDGRIGPGRSVTVDADDGELVIESTAPASV